A region from the Hypomesus transpacificus isolate Combined female chromosome 11, fHypTra1, whole genome shotgun sequence genome encodes:
- the tspan14 gene encoding tetraspanin-14, whose amino-acid sequence MHYYRYQNAATREVSCCYKYLMFSYNIIFWLAGAAFIAIGFWAWSEKGVLLDLTQVTRLHGFDPVWLVLVVGAVTFILGFAGCVGALRENICLLKFFSGVIGFIFFLELTAAVLAVVFQDPLRDWISDFFLANVKAYREDIDLQNLIDSLQRLNHCCGAKDPDDWDLNVYFNCSQSNISREKCGVPFSCCLSDPADTVVNTQCGYDVRAGQKGDWGNYIYTQGCIPALEAWLPRNIYIVAGAFIVISLLQMMGIFLARTLIGDIEQVKLSY is encoded by the exons ATGCACTACTACCGCTATCAGAATGCAGCTACACGGGAGGTCAGCTGCTGCTACAAATACCTTATGTTCAGCTACAACATCATATTTTGG CTGGCCGGAGCAGCGTTTATTGCTATCGGTTTCTGGGCCTGGAGCGAAAAG GGAGTGCTCCTGGACCTGACCCAGGTGACACGGCTGCATGGTTTCGACCCTGTGTGGTTGGTTCTCGTGGTCGGGGCCGTCACCTTCATCCTGGGCTTCGCTGGCTGTGTGGGTGCCCTCAGGGAGAACATCTGCCTGCTCAAGTTT TTCTCGGGTGTGATCGGCTTCATCTTCTTCCTGGAGCTGACGGCGGCGGTGCTGGCTGTGGTCTTCCAGGACCCCCTGAGGGATTGGATCAGCGACTTCTTCCTGGCCAACGTCAAGGCCTACCGAGAGGACATCGATCTGCAGAACCTCATAGACTCCCTGCAGAGGCTg aACCACTGCTGTGGAGCCAAAGACCCAGACGACTGGGACCTGAACGTGTACTTCAACTGCAGCCAGAGCAACATCAGCCGGGAGAAGTGTGGAGTCCCTTTCTCCTGCTGCCTCAGCGACCCTGCT GACACAGTGGTGAACACCCAGTGTGGCTATGATGTCAGAGCTGGTCAGAAG GGCGACTGGGGCAACTACATCTACACCCAGGGCTGCATCCCAGCCCTGGAGGCCTGGCTGCCTCGAAACATCTATATCGTGGCCGGAGCCTTCATCGTCATATCTCTGCTGCAG ATGATGGGTATATTCCTGGCTCGGACGTTAATCGGAGACATTGAGCAGGTCAAGCTGAGCTACTAA
- the sh2d4ba gene encoding SH2 domain-containing protein 4B, producing MMQQILRDMYIDPDLLAELNEEQKQILFYKIRQEQVRRWNERENPKKDQDQDQEPDQNQKLEHQIQDKDKKAGERSIQWLVGSDGDVWVWVMGEAPGDKSYNDIIRELMEERARRQAQQEAQEHWRAKEAEIEKKFRDAMAKEKARFVAGKWKEETEDRRAAKQEEERIQEELKRREEEERQRGEEEIKRAEEKRAKELYLSLEREQRRSEKEDKEWEEQLRRSKKADEERQSKARRARDESQRQSVRALGKGRVAGLSGLFQTPPAQGPGPTMSRRHSSDLESSSPARHGVGAHVSEHSRSGPQTPATLFYRRRHSRRHSQIISQPLDSPAWVRGPRPSSKECVLLWFKEEQGPKQAGYERNSTTIAPWFHGLISRQDSEMLLMNASEGSFLVRLSDMIWGYTLSCRTPHGFKHFLIDASADYYSFLGVDQNRHATLADLVDFHKEEVITTSGGELLLEPCRRTASSTDYGKLFQ from the exons ATGATGCAGCAGATTCTGAGGGACATGTACATTGACCCAGACCTATTGGCTGAGTTGAACGAGGAGCAGAAACAGATTCTGTTCTACAAGATCCGCCAGGAACAGGTCCGACGCTGGAATGAGAGGGAGAACCCAAaaaaggaccaggaccaggatcaGGAACCAGATCAGAACCAGAAATTGGAACATCAGATACAGGACAAAGATAAGAAGG CAGGTGAGAGGAGCATCCAGTGGCTGGTGGGCAGTGATGGAgacgtgtgggtgtgggtgatgGGCGAAGCCCCAGGGGATAAGTCCTACAATGACATCATCAGGGagctgatggaggagagggccagacGGCAGGCACAGCAGGAGGCCCAGGAGCACTG GCGTGCCAAGGAGGCAGAGATTGAGAAGAAGTTTCGGGATGCCATGGCGAAGGAGAAGGCCAGGTTTGTGGCCGGGAAGTGgaaggaggagacggaggatcGCAGGGCTGCCAAGCAGGAGGAAGAACGCATCCAGGAAGAACTTAAG aggagggaggaggaggagaggcagcgaggagaagaggagatcaagcgagcagaggagaagagagcgaAGGAGTTGTATCTCTCCCTGGAGCGGGAGCAGCGAAGAAGTGAAAAGGAGGACAAGGAATGGGAGGAGCAGT TGCGTCGCTCCAAGAAGGCAGATGAGGAGAGGCAGAGCAAGGCCCGCCGGGCTAGGGACGAGTCCCAGCGGCAGTCCGTCCGTGCCCTGGGGAAGGGCCGCGTGGCGGGGCTCAGCGGCCTGTTCCAGACGCCGCCCGCTCAAGGCCCCGGGCCCACCATGAGCCGCAGACACAGCAGCGACCTGGAGTCCTCGTCTCCTGCCCGCCACGGCGTTGGAGCTCACGTCTCGGAGCACAGCCGGTCAGGTCCACAGACACCAGCCACTTTGTTTTACCGGCGCAGACACAGCCGTCGACACAGCCAGATCATCTCCCAGCCTCTGGACAG TCCTGCGTGGGTAAGGGGACCAAGGCCAAGCTCAAAGGAATGTGTTCTTCTGTGGTTCAAAGAGGAGCAGGGGCCCAAACAGGCTGGCTACGAGCGCAACAGCACCACTATCGCCCCCTGGTTTCATG GCCTGATCTCAAGACAGGACTCGGAAATGCTGCTGATGAATGCCAGCGAGGGCTCCTTCCTGGTTCGCCTCAGTGACATGATTTGGGGCTACACCCTGTCCTGCCGCACGCCCCACGGCTTCAAGCACTTCCTCATTGACGCCTCCGCCGACTATTACAGCTTCCTGGGCGTGGACCAGAACCGCCACGCCACACTGGCCGACCTCGTCGACTTCCACAAG gaagaGGTGATCACAACATCAGGAGGGGAGCTTCTACTGGAACCTTGCAGAAGAACAGCTTCTTCCACAGACTACGGGAAACTATTTCAGTAA